A genomic region of Streptosporangium lutulentum contains the following coding sequences:
- a CDS encoding STAS domain-containing protein, with protein MDELMISTMQMNGWTVVTVRGELDIVGKPLLCTRIDDALRTGDGPLVIDLSGVSFMDAQGLSALMVSRRHATELNRSLTLAGVSAAVRRLLQLTGLEDSFAMMPSPDTLSPPDARDLLARM; from the coding sequence ATGGACGAACTGATGATCTCCACTATGCAGATGAACGGGTGGACGGTCGTTACGGTGCGTGGAGAGCTGGACATCGTCGGCAAGCCCCTGCTGTGCACGCGAATCGACGACGCCCTGCGCACCGGTGACGGCCCCCTGGTCATCGACCTGTCCGGAGTGTCCTTCATGGACGCCCAAGGTTTGTCGGCTCTGATGGTGAGCCGGCGGCACGCCACCGAGCTGAACCGGTCGTTGACGCTGGCCGGGGTCTCGGCCGCGGTACGGCGACTGCTTCAGCTCACCGGGCTGGAGGACAGCTTCGCCATGATGCCCTCGCCGGATACGCTCAGCCCGCCCGATGCCCGCGATCTGCTTGCGCGGATGTAG
- a CDS encoding GAF and ANTAR domain-containing protein, with translation MLDRRTAQTFVELADTLVVGFDVIDLLQTLAERCVDLLDVDAAGILLADQRGSLTLVAASTEQARLLELFQLQDEEGPCLDCYHSGQMVTCSNLAAHPQQWPRFTTAAHHAGFAAVQAFPLRLRDQVLGAMNLFSSAPGVPSPENTSVAQALADVATIGITHERTLREHQLITEQLQHALNSRIVIEQAKGMLAERGQIDVGEAFILLRAYARNHNQQLSAIARQVINQDAIVAELMYIQRSSPIDRSDI, from the coding sequence GTGCTCGACCGACGGACAGCGCAGACTTTCGTGGAGTTGGCCGACACACTGGTGGTCGGCTTCGACGTCATCGATTTGCTGCAGACATTGGCTGAACGCTGCGTGGATCTCCTCGACGTCGACGCGGCAGGCATCCTGCTGGCAGACCAGCGGGGGAGCCTGACCCTGGTGGCGGCCTCCACCGAACAGGCCCGGCTGCTGGAGTTGTTCCAGCTGCAGGACGAGGAAGGCCCCTGCCTGGACTGCTACCACAGCGGTCAGATGGTGACCTGCTCCAACCTGGCCGCCCACCCGCAGCAGTGGCCGCGCTTCACCACGGCGGCTCACCATGCCGGCTTCGCCGCGGTGCAGGCCTTCCCCTTGCGGCTACGCGACCAGGTCCTGGGAGCGATGAACCTGTTCAGCTCCGCCCCCGGCGTTCCCTCCCCGGAGAACACCTCCGTCGCTCAGGCGCTGGCGGACGTGGCCACCATCGGCATCACCCACGAGCGGACCCTGCGTGAGCATCAGCTCATCACCGAGCAGCTGCAACACGCCCTCAACAGCCGCATCGTCATCGAACAGGCCAAGGGCATGCTGGCCGAACGCGGTCAGATCGACGTCGGCGAGGCGTTCATCCTGTTACGTGCCTACGCCCGCAACCACAACCAGCAACTGTCGGCCATCGCCCGCCAAGTGATCAACCAGGACGCGATCGTGGCAGAGCTGATGTACATCCAGCGGTCCTCCCCCATCGACAGATCCGACATATAA
- a CDS encoding GAF and ANTAR domain-containing protein yields the protein MDKQRPSAVWAAINARARDDGKPVSLDTVCLICVQVLRAQGVGVALNDRRMGYEPVYASGSGAYGLMDLHVTLGEGPGCDALARDRPVLVGDLAEDGTQRRWPMFAPAAVQAGVRAIFAFPLLLGAISVGVLEISRAGAGWLTSQEAADALVFADAALLVQVQQLATPDGAAGGSKELRWGTAERWAEVHQATGMVAVQSRTDLSAAFVRLRAHAFADERSLLEVARDVVARRLRFEPDSV from the coding sequence ATGGACAAGCAGCGGCCGTCAGCGGTATGGGCGGCGATCAACGCTCGCGCTCGCGATGACGGTAAGCCGGTCTCCCTCGACACGGTGTGCCTGATCTGCGTGCAAGTGCTGCGCGCCCAGGGGGTGGGCGTGGCCCTCAACGACCGGCGCATGGGTTACGAACCGGTGTACGCGAGCGGTTCCGGCGCCTATGGGCTGATGGACTTACACGTCACGCTGGGCGAGGGCCCGGGATGTGACGCGCTCGCCAGGGACCGGCCCGTGTTGGTCGGCGACCTGGCCGAGGACGGCACGCAGCGGCGCTGGCCGATGTTCGCCCCGGCCGCCGTGCAGGCAGGCGTTCGCGCGATCTTCGCGTTCCCGCTGCTGCTGGGGGCGATCTCGGTCGGTGTGCTGGAGATCAGCCGTGCCGGCGCGGGATGGCTGACGTCGCAGGAGGCGGCTGATGCGCTGGTGTTCGCTGATGCGGCGTTGCTGGTGCAGGTACAGCAACTGGCGACCCCCGACGGCGCCGCCGGGGGGTCGAAGGAGTTACGGTGGGGTACAGCCGAACGCTGGGCGGAGGTGCACCAGGCCACCGGTATGGTCGCGGTCCAGTCCCGCACCGACCTGAGCGCCGCGTTCGTACGGCTACGTGCCCACGCCTTCGCCGACGAGCGCAGCCTGCTGGAGGTGGCCCGTGACGTGGTGGCGCGACGGCTGCGATTCGAACCAGATTCGGTGTAA
- a CDS encoding STAS domain-containing protein: MDDTDGATCSPVYDDETLRITSTVHPPGIRLEGELDRSGVPALTAALAGAAHRAAHGDGLLSVDLSGLEFIDVSGLRVLVTAGLGPGGGSAGVVRMVAAPAMVLRLLRLTGWDEAPGWDPAPAVCLDEAQLDADEHSPIPVAPNNGLFLIATNARAVDGGD, encoded by the coding sequence ATGGACGATACCGATGGCGCCACCTGCTCACCGGTCTACGACGACGAGACGTTGCGTATCACGTCGACGGTGCACCCGCCGGGGATACGACTGGAGGGAGAGCTGGACCGTAGCGGCGTGCCCGCATTGACGGCGGCGCTGGCCGGGGCGGCCCACAGGGCGGCTCATGGCGATGGCCTGTTGTCCGTCGATCTGAGCGGGCTGGAGTTCATCGATGTGAGCGGCCTGCGCGTGCTGGTCACCGCCGGCCTCGGCCCGGGTGGTGGCAGTGCGGGTGTCGTCCGGATGGTGGCGGCCCCGGCGATGGTGCTCCGTCTGTTACGGCTCACCGGCTGGGACGAGGCGCCTGGATGGGATCCAGCGCCTGCCGTGTGCCTGGATGAGGCGCAGCTCGACGCCGACGAACACAGCCCTATCCCGGTCGCCCCGAACAACGGCCTTTTCCTGATCGCCACGAATGCCCGCGCCGTAGACGGTGGAGATTGA
- a CDS encoding ATP-binding protein — protein sequence MSTNHREPWPITTNLAALRQRIHHRATDAGLTGARLEDLLLAANETAVNVLEHGGGSGTLAVWHDETELTVDVVDTAGRLMPQGVYHWRSSHQAGRGVGLWLMGRLCDEFTIHQDSGRSRVRLRMYLHTPASPPLVAEPRRTASNSVPQRSSRQNTPVACGYDPASVLGRSSP from the coding sequence GTGAGCACCAACCATCGAGAACCTTGGCCGATCACCACCAACCTGGCCGCCCTGCGGCAACGGATCCACCACCGTGCGACGGATGCAGGGTTGACCGGAGCGCGACTGGAGGACCTCCTGCTCGCCGCCAACGAAACCGCCGTCAACGTCCTGGAACACGGCGGTGGAAGCGGCACCCTGGCCGTCTGGCACGACGAGACGGAGCTGACTGTCGACGTCGTCGACACCGCCGGTCGGCTCATGCCTCAGGGTGTCTACCACTGGCGCTCATCTCATCAGGCGGGCCGGGGCGTCGGATTGTGGCTGATGGGCCGACTCTGCGATGAGTTCACCATCCACCAGGACAGCGGACGATCACGCGTCCGGCTGCGGATGTACCTGCACACCCCGGCCTCACCGCCACTGGTGGCCGAGCCCCGCCGTACCGCCTCGAACTCCGTGCCACAGCGGAGTTCACGACAGAACACCCCTGTGGCCTGCGGGTACGACCCGGCCTCCGTCCTGGGACGGAGTTCGCCGTGA
- a CDS encoding RtcB family protein, whose amino-acid sequence MPNQAAPNLLSWASDIEAGAIEQAARASRLPFVAGHVALMPDAHVGIGATVGSVIPTKGAIIPAAVGVDIGCGMIATETTLTAADLPDNLAALMPLVEKRIPAGVGQGHDDPAVDQALSELDRPHTDLSPKQEKTVSCQFGTLGSGNHFVEVCLDEQDRVWTVLHSGSRGIGNQLATKHIAEAKKLMQRYFIELEDPDLAYLVQGTPEFTAYIEDMLWSQRYAMASRARMDKTLSAALFSVAGKGSRVRTINCHHNFTQQENHHGKNLWITRKGAIKADTGDEGVIPGSMGTRSYIVRGLGNPASYTSCSHGAGRRMSRGQARRSLSPESLTQAMKGRTWNANRAAALVDEHPKAYKSIDQVMADQKDLVTIQHTLRQIFNYKG is encoded by the coding sequence ATGCCGAACCAGGCCGCACCGAACCTGCTGTCGTGGGCAAGTGACATCGAGGCAGGTGCCATCGAGCAAGCCGCACGCGCCTCCCGCCTGCCTTTCGTGGCCGGCCATGTCGCTCTCATGCCAGACGCGCACGTCGGGATCGGCGCGACGGTCGGATCGGTCATCCCGACCAAGGGTGCCATCATCCCGGCCGCCGTCGGCGTCGACATCGGCTGCGGAATGATCGCGACCGAGACGACGCTCACCGCCGCCGACCTACCCGACAACCTGGCCGCGCTGATGCCGCTGGTGGAGAAGCGGATCCCCGCGGGTGTCGGGCAGGGACACGACGACCCGGCCGTGGACCAGGCGCTCAGCGAACTCGACCGTCCGCACACCGACCTTTCTCCCAAGCAGGAGAAGACGGTCTCCTGCCAGTTCGGCACCCTCGGATCCGGCAACCACTTCGTCGAGGTCTGCCTGGACGAGCAGGACCGGGTGTGGACCGTGCTGCATTCGGGGTCGCGTGGCATCGGCAACCAGCTCGCGACCAAGCACATCGCCGAGGCCAAGAAGCTGATGCAGCGCTACTTCATCGAACTGGAGGACCCGGACCTGGCCTACCTCGTCCAGGGGACGCCGGAGTTCACCGCCTACATCGAGGACATGCTGTGGTCGCAGCGCTACGCCATGGCCTCGCGCGCCCGGATGGACAAGACGTTGAGCGCCGCGCTGTTCAGCGTCGCCGGTAAGGGCTCCAGGGTCCGCACGATCAACTGCCACCACAACTTCACCCAGCAGGAGAACCACCACGGCAAGAACCTGTGGATCACCCGCAAGGGAGCCATCAAGGCCGACACCGGCGACGAGGGCGTGATCCCCGGCTCCATGGGCACCCGCTCCTACATCGTGCGCGGCCTCGGCAACCCCGCTTCCTACACCTCCTGCTCACACGGCGCAGGCCGCCGCATGTCACGCGGCCAGGCACGCCGCTCCCTCTCCCCCGAGTCACTGACCCAGGCCATGAAAGGCCGGACCTGGAACGCCAACCGCGCCGCCGCACTGGTCGACGAACACCCCAAGGCGTACAAGTCCATCGACCAGGTCATGGCGGACCAGAAGGACCTGGTCACGATCCAGCACACCCTCCGCCAGATCTTCAACTACAAGGGCTGA
- a CDS encoding LLM class flavin-dependent oxidoreductase, whose product MHFSINIPNFGDFADARTVASVAVAAERAGWDALFVWDHIVHRKQLRRTFGDPWMLLTAAALATSRIRLGTLITPVARRRPQQLARQVATLDALSGGRVIFGAGLGAPIDDEFGSFGEPTDPVVLAERLDEGLDLLRRYWSGEPVNHEGAHFQVRDVTLLPATVQRPHPPVWIAGYWPRQRPMRRAARWDGAVPLFASATHGEPPPVEEVRDLAAFVHRHRDDSRGTPFEIVVGGVSPADPAKARDLIGPLADAGATWWDERQHIRGDDLDKLGPVMRRIEQGPPVM is encoded by the coding sequence ATGCATTTTTCGATCAACATCCCGAACTTCGGGGACTTCGCGGACGCCAGGACCGTCGCATCGGTGGCCGTGGCGGCCGAACGTGCGGGCTGGGACGCGTTGTTCGTCTGGGACCACATCGTGCACCGCAAGCAGCTCCGCCGTACCTTTGGCGATCCGTGGATGCTGCTGACCGCCGCGGCGCTGGCCACCTCGCGGATCCGGCTGGGCACGCTGATCACCCCGGTCGCCCGCCGGCGTCCCCAGCAACTGGCCCGCCAGGTGGCCACCCTCGACGCGCTCAGTGGTGGGAGGGTGATCTTCGGGGCGGGCCTGGGCGCGCCGATCGACGACGAGTTCGGCAGTTTCGGGGAGCCGACCGACCCGGTCGTGCTCGCCGAACGCCTGGACGAGGGGCTGGACCTGCTGCGGCGCTATTGGTCGGGCGAGCCGGTGAACCATGAAGGAGCGCACTTCCAGGTGCGCGATGTGACCCTGCTGCCCGCCACGGTGCAACGTCCCCACCCGCCGGTCTGGATCGCGGGGTACTGGCCGCGTCAGCGCCCGATGCGCCGAGCCGCCCGCTGGGACGGTGCGGTGCCGCTGTTCGCCTCCGCCACTCATGGCGAGCCGCCGCCTGTAGAAGAGGTCCGCGACCTCGCCGCCTTCGTCCACCGGCACCGCGACGACAGCCGAGGCACCCCCTTCGAGATCGTCGTCGGCGGTGTGAGCCCGGCCGACCCCGCCAAGGCGCGCGACCTGATCGGCCCGCTGGCCGACGCCGGCGCGACGTGGTGGGACGAGCGGCAGCACATCAGGGGCGATGACCTCGACAAGCTCGGGCCGGTGATGCGCCGCATCGAACAAGGCCCACCGGTCATGTAG
- a CDS encoding MDR family MFS transporter produces the protein MLSPQLDSPAKPATAVPGRTPAVIRLLVLATFVVILNETIMINAIPRLMGALHITEQTAQWLSTAFMLTMAAVIPITGWFLKRVSTRSAYTTAMGLFLFGTALAAVAPSFEVLLGARIIQASGTAVMMPLLMTTLMQVVPEAERGRVMGAVSLAISVAPAMGPTVSGVILQFGSWRLLFAVVFPIAAVITWRGLKQLKNVGEPELSTVDWLSVVTAALGFGGLVYGLSRFEGGDARVAAAIVAAGLVAIVVFVFRQLSLQKRGVPLLDLRTLRYRTYTVALILMSVSFMAMLGSMVLLPLYLQNVRELSALQAGLLVMPGGLAMGLLGPTVGRLFDRFGGRVLVIPGAIGITLALTGFTLVTMTMPFWQLLALHALLMVSLAATFTPVFTLGLGAVPPPLYSHASSILSTLQQVSAAIGTALVITVMSARTEALRSEGVTEALANLDGMRLAFIIGAVLSVAVVVTALLLPARADSAGEREETRPMKPA, from the coding sequence GTGTTAAGCCCGCAGCTCGACTCACCCGCCAAGCCGGCGACCGCCGTTCCGGGTCGTACCCCGGCCGTGATCCGGCTGCTGGTGCTCGCCACATTCGTGGTCATTCTCAACGAGACGATCATGATCAACGCGATCCCGCGGCTGATGGGCGCGCTGCACATCACCGAGCAGACCGCACAGTGGCTCTCGACCGCCTTCATGCTGACCATGGCCGCCGTCATCCCGATCACCGGATGGTTCCTGAAGAGGGTGTCCACCCGCAGCGCGTACACCACCGCGATGGGCCTGTTCCTGTTCGGCACGGCGTTGGCCGCCGTCGCGCCGTCGTTCGAGGTGCTGCTGGGCGCTCGCATCATCCAGGCGTCCGGGACAGCTGTGATGATGCCGCTGCTGATGACCACGCTGATGCAGGTGGTGCCCGAGGCGGAACGTGGCCGGGTGATGGGCGCCGTCTCCCTGGCCATCTCGGTCGCGCCCGCCATGGGCCCGACGGTCTCGGGGGTGATCCTTCAGTTCGGGTCCTGGCGGTTGCTGTTCGCCGTGGTGTTCCCCATCGCCGCCGTGATCACATGGCGCGGCCTGAAACAGCTCAAGAACGTCGGAGAGCCCGAGCTCAGCACCGTCGACTGGCTGAGCGTGGTGACCGCGGCCCTCGGCTTCGGCGGCCTGGTCTACGGGCTCAGCCGGTTCGAGGGCGGTGACGCCCGCGTCGCCGCCGCGATCGTGGCGGCCGGCCTGGTCGCCATCGTCGTCTTCGTCTTCCGCCAGTTGTCGTTGCAGAAGCGCGGTGTGCCGCTGCTGGACCTGCGCACCCTGCGCTACCGCACCTACACGGTCGCACTGATCCTGATGTCGGTGTCCTTCATGGCGATGCTCGGCTCGATGGTCCTGCTGCCGCTGTACCTGCAGAACGTCCGCGAGCTCAGTGCCCTGCAGGCCGGACTCCTCGTGATGCCGGGCGGTCTCGCGATGGGGCTGCTCGGTCCGACCGTCGGCCGCCTGTTCGACCGGTTCGGCGGCAGGGTCCTGGTCATCCCCGGCGCGATCGGGATCACGCTCGCGCTCACCGGCTTCACCCTGGTCACGATGACCATGCCGTTCTGGCAGCTCCTCGCTCTGCACGCGCTGCTGATGGTGAGTCTGGCCGCGACCTTCACCCCGGTGTTCACTCTCGGGCTCGGAGCGGTTCCACCGCCGCTCTACTCCCACGCCAGCTCGATCCTGAGCACGCTGCAACAGGTCTCCGCGGCCATCGGCACCGCGCTCGTGATCACCGTGATGAGCGCGCGAACCGAGGCCCTGAGATCCGAGGGAGTCACGGAGGCGCTCGCCAACCTCGACGGCATGCGGCTGGCCTTCATCATCGGCGCGGTGCTGTCCGTGGCCGTGGTCGTCACCGCCCTGCTCTTGCCCGCCAGAGCGGACAGCGCCGGCGAGCGCGAGGAGACCCGGCCGATGAAACCGGCGTGA
- a CDS encoding winged helix-turn-helix transcriptional regulator — protein MGTVNVNHKTEEVCSIARTLEIVGDKWTFLVLREAALGKVTRFADFRDGLGIAPDVLSNRLNILVDADVMEKQPYREPGARTRYSYHLTPAGEQLLLVLAALQQWGDENRPPTSGPSVLRRSADHGRPVRVAFVDDTDAVIPADGVVFPFAGSA, from the coding sequence ATGGGTACTGTCAATGTCAATCACAAGACAGAAGAGGTGTGCTCGATCGCGCGCACGCTCGAAATCGTGGGCGACAAGTGGACCTTCCTCGTTTTGCGAGAGGCCGCCTTGGGGAAGGTGACCCGGTTCGCGGATTTCCGCGACGGACTCGGGATCGCCCCGGACGTGCTCAGTAACCGCCTGAACATTCTCGTGGACGCGGATGTCATGGAGAAGCAGCCCTATCGAGAGCCGGGCGCCCGGACCCGGTACAGCTACCACCTGACTCCGGCCGGCGAACAGCTGCTCCTGGTGCTCGCCGCGCTGCAGCAGTGGGGCGACGAGAACAGGCCCCCGACCTCGGGACCAAGCGTTCTCAGGCGTTCGGCGGACCACGGACGACCAGTGCGCGTGGCGTTCGTCGACGACACCGATGCCGTCATCCCCGCCGACGGGGTGGTGTTCCCCTTCGCCGGATCCGCCTGA
- a CDS encoding SDR family oxidoreductase — protein MDIQNAVALVTGANRGLGRHLAEELLKRGARKVYAGVRRPASVDLPGVVPLQMDITDPASVAQAAKGAPDTTLLINNAGISTHVGLIDGDIADIRREMETHFFGSLDVARAFAPVITANGGGAILNILSVLSWVHYPAYGGYSAAKAAELAMTNVIRQELAPAGIDVTALHVGYMDTDMADYVDGSDKVDPAWVASLALDGVQARALEVVADDKSRNARAALSGGLDQLYPGLPAAR, from the coding sequence GTGGACATTCAGAACGCTGTCGCACTGGTGACAGGGGCGAATCGCGGTTTGGGACGGCACCTGGCAGAGGAACTGCTCAAGCGCGGAGCCAGGAAGGTGTACGCCGGCGTCCGGCGTCCGGCTTCGGTCGACCTCCCGGGAGTCGTGCCGCTTCAGATGGACATCACCGATCCCGCTTCCGTGGCGCAGGCGGCGAAAGGCGCGCCGGACACCACACTGCTGATCAACAACGCCGGCATCAGCACGCACGTGGGACTGATCGACGGCGACATCGCGGACATCAGGCGCGAGATGGAGACGCACTTCTTCGGGTCTCTCGACGTCGCCCGCGCCTTCGCCCCCGTCATCACCGCCAACGGAGGCGGGGCGATCCTCAACATCCTGTCCGTCCTGTCCTGGGTGCACTACCCGGCGTACGGCGGCTACAGCGCGGCCAAGGCCGCCGAGCTGGCGATGACCAACGTGATCCGGCAAGAACTGGCCCCTGCCGGTATCGACGTCACGGCTCTCCACGTCGGCTACATGGACACGGACATGGCCGACTACGTCGACGGCTCGGACAAGGTCGATCCCGCCTGGGTGGCGAGCCTGGCCCTGGACGGTGTTCAGGCGCGCGCCCTCGAAGTGGTCGCCGACGACAAGAGCCGCAACGCCAGGGCCGCGCTCTCCGGCGGGCTGGACCAGCTCTACCCCGGTCTGCCCGCGGCCCGGTAG
- a CDS encoding carbohydrate ABC transporter permease, with protein MSLTHTTKLRRAETLESEPHGHRRRRRRRRRPGSDGPNWLGGAVSWLWLAIVIVPIYWIFITSFKAQSSYYATNPLAPPTEPTLDNYRLVVESDFPLYFLNSLIVTVGAVVPAVAVSFMAAYAIVRGGGRRFLRGVNSLFLMGLAIPLQATIIPVFLIIIRLRLYDSLLGLVLPSIAFAIPLSVLILANFIRDVPKELFESMRLDGAGEIATLWRLALPLTMPAVVTVTIYNALTIWNGFLLPLVLTQSPDKRTLPLALWSFQGQYSVNVPAVLASVVLTTIPILAMYVIGRRQLLSGLTAGFSK; from the coding sequence ATGAGCTTGACCCACACGACGAAGCTCCGGCGGGCCGAGACGCTCGAATCAGAACCACACGGGCACCGCCGCCGGCGCCGGCGGCGGCGGCGTCCGGGCAGCGACGGCCCCAACTGGCTGGGCGGGGCCGTGAGCTGGCTGTGGCTGGCGATCGTGATCGTGCCGATCTACTGGATCTTCATCACCAGCTTCAAGGCGCAGAGCAGCTACTACGCCACCAACCCGCTGGCGCCGCCCACCGAGCCGACCCTCGACAACTACCGGCTGGTCGTCGAGTCCGACTTCCCGCTGTACTTCCTCAACAGCCTCATCGTGACCGTCGGCGCGGTCGTCCCGGCGGTCGCGGTCTCGTTCATGGCGGCGTACGCGATCGTCCGGGGCGGCGGCCGCCGCTTCCTGCGGGGGGTGAACTCGCTCTTCCTCATGGGGCTGGCCATCCCGCTGCAGGCCACCATCATCCCGGTTTTCCTGATCATCATCCGGCTGCGCCTCTACGACTCGCTGCTGGGACTGGTCCTCCCGTCCATCGCCTTCGCGATCCCGCTCTCGGTGCTGATCCTGGCCAACTTCATCCGTGACGTGCCCAAGGAGCTGTTCGAGTCGATGCGGCTGGACGGTGCGGGCGAGATCGCGACGCTCTGGCGCCTGGCCCTGCCGCTCACCATGCCGGCCGTGGTGACGGTGACGATCTACAACGCACTGACGATCTGGAACGGGTTCCTGCTGCCGCTGGTCCTCACCCAGAGCCCCGACAAGCGCACGCTGCCGCTCGCGCTGTGGAGTTTCCAGGGGCAGTACAGCGTGAACGTGCCCGCCGTACTCGCCTCCGTCGTATTGACCACGATCCCCATCCTGGCCATGTACGTGATCGGCCGCCGTCAGCTGCTCAGCGGCCTGACGGCCGGGTTCAGCAAGTGA
- a CDS encoding carbohydrate ABC transporter permease → MSALATPVRRTPPAATRRTRGGVLPWLAVPALALFVAFGVIPLVGVLFLSFTSWDGLGEIQMSGLTSWRAVLGDPGLMHALWVTLLVMVVSWAVQTPASILLGVFLAGRQRYRAVLAVLYFIPLLLSQAAIAIAYKALLDPNFGLGAGLGVDLLIQDWLGEPVLAFSVVIFVVSWQFIPFHSLIYQGGVRQIPRSLYEAAEIDGAGRVRKFFSITLPQLKYTIITSSTLMVVGSLTFFDLIFVLTAGGPADATRVLALDMYKRGFQASLMGPASVIAVILVLVGLALALLLRRLGGRDANASQLEGA, encoded by the coding sequence TTGAGCGCGCTCGCCACCCCCGTTCGGAGGACGCCGCCGGCCGCCACGCGAAGGACCCGAGGCGGCGTCCTTCCGTGGCTGGCCGTGCCGGCCCTGGCGCTCTTCGTCGCCTTCGGGGTGATTCCGCTGGTCGGGGTCCTGTTCCTCAGCTTCACGTCCTGGGACGGGCTCGGCGAAATCCAGATGTCCGGGTTGACGAGCTGGCGGGCCGTGCTCGGTGACCCCGGCCTCATGCACGCGCTGTGGGTGACGCTGCTGGTGATGGTCGTCTCCTGGGCGGTTCAGACCCCGGCCAGCATCCTGCTCGGGGTGTTCCTGGCCGGGCGCCAGCGCTACCGCGCGGTGCTGGCGGTGCTGTATTTCATCCCGTTGCTGCTCAGCCAGGCCGCCATCGCCATCGCCTACAAGGCGCTGCTCGATCCGAACTTCGGGCTCGGTGCCGGGCTGGGCGTCGATCTGCTCATACAGGACTGGCTCGGCGAGCCCGTCCTCGCCTTCAGCGTCGTGATCTTCGTGGTGTCGTGGCAGTTCATCCCCTTCCACTCGCTGATCTACCAGGGCGGAGTGCGGCAGATCCCGCGCTCCCTGTACGAGGCCGCCGAAATAGACGGGGCGGGCCGCGTCCGCAAGTTCTTCAGCATCACGCTGCCGCAGCTCAAGTACACGATCATCACGTCCTCCACCCTCATGGTCGTCGGGTCCCTGACCTTCTTCGACCTGATCTTCGTACTGACCGCGGGCGGCCCCGCCGACGCCACCCGGGTGCTCGCCCTGGACATGTACAAGCGCGGGTTCCAGGCCAGCCTCATGGGACCGGCCAGTGTCATCGCCGTCATCCTCGTCCTCGTGGGCCTCGCCCTCGCGTTGCTCCTGCGGCGGCTCGGCGGCCGCGACGCCAACGCAAGTCAGCTGGAAGGGGCCTGA